A region from the Citrobacter telavivensis genome encodes:
- a CDS encoding helix-turn-helix domain-containing protein — protein MQRRRAPSPALADWIAHFWCWQMSAGTPLPTLFPGTGGELLLNLGDPLRIATIPLDSQQTANYLTVPKGEAVLLRPRRSRMTFIPQGEIDLLSIRLRSATCFPLLGVAMDELDDVPVSFTDMGLRWAIPELINLPYEMRINRLERWLLAITDRCHLANTALIQAVNRLYYGDAFLTLRNQLGLTERTMLRRVHQFTGVDARYFCRTARFQRTLRHLLTEGDVLNSALNHGYYDQAHFIKTCRLYTGLTPTELLKLQYRQPNYYTNALAE, from the coding sequence ATGCAACGACGCCGCGCGCCCAGTCCGGCGCTGGCTGACTGGATAGCCCATTTCTGGTGCTGGCAAATGTCAGCAGGGACACCGTTGCCCACGCTTTTTCCCGGGACCGGAGGCGAACTGCTGCTCAACCTGGGCGATCCTCTGCGCATTGCGACGATACCGCTTGATAGCCAACAGACAGCAAATTACCTTACTGTCCCAAAGGGCGAGGCTGTCCTGCTTCGCCCGCGCAGGTCCAGAATGACATTCATCCCCCAGGGAGAAATCGATTTATTGTCAATCCGACTGCGTTCTGCCACCTGCTTCCCCCTCCTGGGTGTCGCGATGGATGAACTGGATGATGTTCCCGTTTCCTTCACCGATATGGGTTTACGTTGGGCGATCCCGGAACTGATTAATTTGCCGTATGAAATGCGCATCAACCGGTTAGAACGCTGGCTGCTGGCCATTACTGACCGTTGCCATCTGGCAAACACCGCGCTCATTCAGGCGGTGAACCGACTGTATTATGGGGATGCTTTCTTGACGCTCCGTAACCAGTTGGGGTTGACTGAACGGACAATGCTACGACGCGTTCATCAATTTACCGGCGTCGATGCACGCTATTTTTGCCGCACAGCCCGATTTCAGAGAACGCTGCGCCATCTGCTGACAGAAGGCGATGTTCTGAACAGCGCACTCAACCACGGCTACTACGATCAGGCCCATTTCATCAAAACATGTCGCCTCTATACCGGCCTGACGCCGACTGAACTTTTGAAGCTTCAGTACCGGCAGCCTAATTACTATACCAACGCGCTTGCAGAGTAG
- the thrS gene encoding threonine--tRNA ligase, whose product MPVITLPDGSQRHYDHAVSPMDVALDIGPGLAKATLAGRVNGELVDASDLIENDATLSIITAKDEEGLEIIRHSCAHLLGHAIKQLWPNTKMAIGPVVDNGFYYDVDLDRTLTQEDIDALEKRMHELAEKNYDVIKKKVSWHEARETFVKRGEIYKVSILDENIAHDDKPGLYHHEEYVDMCRGPHVPNMRFCHHFKLMKTAGAYWRGDSDNKMLQRIYGTAWADKKALSAYLQRLEEAAKRDHRKIGKQLDLYHMQEEAPGMVFWHNDGWTIFRELEVFVRSKLKEYQYQEVKGPFMMDRVLWEKTGHWDNYKDAMFTTSSENREYCIKPMNCPGHVQIFNQGLKSYRDLPLRMAEFGSCHRNEPSGALHGLMRVRGFTQDDAHIFCTEEQIRDEVNACIRMVYDMYSTFGFEKIVVKLSTRPEKRIGSDEMWDRAEADLAVALEENNIPFEYQLGEGAFYGPKIEFTLYDCLDRAWQCGTVQLDFSLPSRLSASYVGENNERQVPVMIHRAILGSMERFIGILTEEFAGFFPTWLAPVQVVVMNITDSQSEYVNELTQKLQNAGIRVKADLRNEKIGFKIREHTLRRVPYMLVCGDKEVEAGKVAVRTRRGKDLGSLDVSEVIEKLQQEIRSRSLQQLEE is encoded by the coding sequence ATGCCTGTTATTACTCTTCCTGATGGCAGTCAACGCCATTACGACCACGCTGTAAGCCCCATGGATGTTGCTCTGGACATCGGTCCTGGTCTGGCGAAAGCCACCCTCGCTGGCCGCGTTAATGGCGAGCTGGTTGATGCTTCTGACCTGATCGAAAATGATGCGACGCTCTCTATCATCACCGCAAAAGATGAAGAAGGGCTGGAGATCATTCGTCACTCCTGTGCACACCTGTTAGGTCATGCGATCAAACAACTTTGGCCAAATACCAAGATGGCTATCGGTCCGGTTGTCGACAATGGTTTCTACTATGATGTGGACCTTGACCGTACGTTGACCCAGGAAGATATCGATGCGCTCGAGAAGCGGATGCACGAGCTCGCTGAGAAAAATTACGATGTCATTAAGAAAAAAGTCAGCTGGCACGAAGCGCGTGAAACCTTCGTGAAGCGTGGCGAGATTTATAAAGTCTCCATTCTTGATGAAAACATTGCCCATGATGACAAACCTGGTTTGTATCATCATGAAGAATATGTCGATATGTGTCGTGGTCCGCACGTGCCGAATATGCGCTTCTGCCATCACTTTAAACTGATGAAAACCGCAGGCGCATACTGGCGTGGCGACAGCGACAACAAGATGTTGCAGCGTATCTACGGAACGGCCTGGGCAGACAAAAAAGCCCTCAGTGCTTATCTGCAACGTCTGGAAGAAGCGGCAAAACGTGACCACCGTAAAATCGGTAAGCAGCTTGACCTGTATCACATGCAGGAAGAAGCGCCGGGTATGGTGTTCTGGCATAACGACGGCTGGACTATCTTCCGCGAACTGGAAGTCTTTGTGCGCTCCAAGCTCAAAGAGTATCAGTATCAGGAAGTGAAAGGGCCGTTCATGATGGACCGTGTGCTGTGGGAAAAAACCGGGCACTGGGACAACTACAAAGATGCGATGTTCACCACCTCTTCTGAGAACCGTGAATACTGCATCAAGCCGATGAACTGTCCGGGTCACGTACAGATCTTTAATCAGGGCCTGAAATCCTACCGCGACCTGCCGCTGCGTATGGCAGAGTTTGGTAGCTGCCATCGTAACGAGCCGTCAGGTGCGCTGCATGGTCTGATGCGTGTGCGTGGCTTCACCCAGGATGATGCGCATATCTTCTGTACTGAAGAGCAAATCCGCGATGAAGTTAACGCGTGCATCCGTATGGTCTACGATATGTACAGCACCTTTGGCTTCGAGAAAATCGTCGTCAAACTTTCCACTCGTCCCGAAAAACGTATCGGTAGCGATGAAATGTGGGATCGTGCTGAGGCGGATCTGGCCGTTGCGCTGGAAGAAAACAATATCCCATTTGAATACCAACTGGGTGAAGGCGCGTTCTACGGTCCGAAAATTGAATTTACCCTGTATGACTGTCTCGATCGCGCATGGCAGTGCGGTACTGTACAGCTGGACTTCTCTCTGCCGTCTCGTCTGAGCGCCTCGTATGTGGGCGAAAACAACGAGCGTCAGGTACCGGTTATGATTCACCGCGCAATTCTTGGGTCTATGGAACGTTTCATCGGTATCCTGACTGAAGAGTTCGCCGGCTTCTTCCCGACCTGGCTTGCGCCGGTTCAGGTAGTGGTGATGAACATTACCGATTCACAGTCTGAATACGTTAACGAATTGACGCAGAAACTACAAAATGCGGGCATTCGTGTAAAAGCAGACTTGAGAAATGAGAAGATAGGCTTTAAAATCCGCGAGCACACTTTACGTCGTGTCCCTTACATGTTGGTCTGTGGCGACAAAGAGGTAGAAGCCGGCAAAGTTGCCGTGCGTACCCGTCGTGGCAAAGACTTGGGCAGCCTGGACGTAAGTGAAGTGATTGAGAAGCTGCAACAAGAGATTCGCAGCCGCAGTCTTCAACAACTGGAGGAATAA